In bacterium, a genomic segment contains:
- a CDS encoding LysE family transporter, giving the protein MSLFLKGIIIGFSIAAPVGPIGVLCIRRTLADGRAAGLVSGLGAATADAVYGAIAGFGLTFVSGLLIGHQAWLRLAGGVFLVYLGVRTFSATSASEGPSRTGAGLLRAYASTFLLTLTNPMTILSFAAIFAGLGLANAAGGYTTAGGYGVAGSYTTAGALVAGVFLGSAAWWLILSGSAGAVRSKVGPPGMRWINRLSGCIIAAFGLAAFISLIR; this is encoded by the coding sequence TTGAGTCTCTTCCTCAAGGGGATCATCATCGGCTTCTCGATCGCCGCCCCTGTTGGGCCGATTGGCGTTCTGTGCATCCGACGCACGCTTGCTGACGGCCGGGCGGCAGGGCTAGTCTCCGGCCTGGGCGCGGCCACGGCCGATGCGGTCTACGGCGCGATCGCCGGATTCGGGCTGACGTTCGTATCAGGCCTGCTGATCGGTCACCAGGCCTGGCTCCGCCTGGCCGGTGGCGTCTTTCTCGTCTACCTCGGTGTGAGAACGTTCTCAGCGACTTCGGCCTCCGAGGGGCCGTCTCGGACTGGCGCCGGTCTCCTGCGCGCCTACGCATCCACGTTCCTGCTGACCCTGACGAATCCCATGACGATCCTCTCATTTGCGGCGATCTTTGCGGGGCTGGGGTTGGCGAACGCGGCCGGGGGTTACACGACGGCAGGGGGCTACGGCGTGGCTGGGAGTTACACCACGGCCGGAGCGCTCGTGGCAGGGGTGTTCCTCGGCTCGGCTGCCTGGTGGCTGATCCTGAGCGGCAGCGCCGGCGCCGTCCGATCGAAGGTCGGTCCTCCGGGGATGCGCTGGATCAACAGACTCTCGGGGTGCATCATTGCCGCGTTCGGCCTTGCTGCGTTCATCAGCCTGATCCGATGA
- a CDS encoding MFS transporter yields MKPHTLWRHRDFLLLWTGQTISVFGSQFTHLAVPLIAAMILKASPAQMGILSAVVTAPFLLIGLFAGVWVDRWPRRPVLITGNVGRALVLSAIPIAYLADALSMPLLYTVGFLTGVLTVFFDVAYQAYLPSLVGRAHLVEGNSKLEASRSTAQIAGPGLAGVVVQIVSAPMAIVFDALSFLVSGLFIGLIRQLEPAPESVRAPMLGEIREGLAVVFGNPMLRAIAGCTGTSNFFASVAGALYILFVTRELGMKPVAIGAVFSLGSLGALAGVLLAGSLARRLGIGRVIVAAPLISGLGFVPVVLATPALAVPLLTLGALVSSFGYPIYNISQVSLRQAITPHRLQGRMNATMRFLVWGTMPLGALAGGALGQVLGLRPTIAIAAAGAALAFVWVWRSPVRALRQIPEPPGPAD; encoded by the coding sequence ATGAAACCACACACCCTCTGGCGGCACCGCGATTTCCTGCTGCTGTGGACCGGGCAGACGATCTCGGTCTTCGGGAGCCAGTTCACGCACCTGGCTGTGCCGCTCATCGCCGCGATGATCCTGAAGGCCTCGCCGGCGCAGATGGGCATCCTCTCGGCGGTCGTGACCGCGCCTTTTCTGCTGATTGGCCTCTTTGCCGGGGTATGGGTGGACCGCTGGCCCCGCAGGCCGGTTCTGATCACCGGGAACGTGGGCCGCGCGCTGGTGCTGTCGGCGATCCCGATCGCGTACCTGGCCGACGCGCTCAGCATGCCGCTGCTCTACACGGTTGGGTTTCTGACCGGCGTCTTGACCGTGTTCTTCGACGTCGCCTACCAGGCGTATCTGCCGTCCCTGGTTGGCCGCGCACATCTCGTGGAGGGGAACAGCAAGCTCGAGGCCAGCCGCTCGACCGCCCAGATCGCCGGACCGGGGCTCGCCGGCGTCGTCGTCCAGATTGTCTCGGCCCCGATGGCAATCGTTTTCGACGCCCTGTCCTTCTTGGTCTCCGGTCTGTTCATCGGGCTGATCAGGCAGTTGGAGCCGGCGCCTGAGTCTGTCCGAGCGCCCATGCTGGGCGAGATTCGCGAGGGACTCGCGGTGGTCTTCGGAAACCCGATGCTTCGTGCGATTGCCGGTTGCACCGGCACCTCGAACTTCTTTGCCTCTGTGGCCGGCGCTCTCTACATTCTCTTTGTCACGCGCGAGCTGGGGATGAAGCCGGTCGCGATCGGTGCCGTCTTCAGCCTGGGCAGCCTCGGGGCGCTGGCAGGTGTGCTGCTCGCAGGATCACTCGCTCGGCGGCTGGGCATAGGCCGCGTGATCGTGGCCGCGCCGCTGATCTCAGGTCTGGGATTCGTGCCGGTGGTGCTGGCTACCCCGGCGCTGGCGGTTCCGCTGCTGACGCTGGGCGCGCTGGTCTCTAGTTTCGGGTACCCCATCTACAACATCAGCCAGGTGAGTTTGCGCCAGGCGATCACACCGCACCGGCTGCAGGGACGGATGAACGCCACGATGCGGTTCCTGGTCTGGGGTACGATGCCGCTGGGCGCGCTGGCCGGCGGCGCCCTGGGTCAGGTTCTGGGGCTGCGCCCGACGATCGCGATTGCCGCGGCCGGGGCGGCGCTGGCGTTTGTGTGGGTGTGGCGCTCGCCGGTGCGGGCGCTCAGGCAGATTCCCGAGCCACCCGGGCCGGCAGATTAG
- a CDS encoding type II toxin-antitoxin system VapC family toxin: protein MNVVDSSGWLEYFAEGPNAKFFAKAIEAPAELLVPTLSLYEVFKQVLRQRGEGEALQAVAVMLQSTVIELTAPLALAAARIGLDLGIPMADSIMLATARASGATLWSQDADFANVPGVRYIAKRGGGKVG, encoded by the coding sequence GTGAACGTAGTCGATTCCTCAGGCTGGCTCGAGTACTTCGCAGAAGGCCCGAATGCCAAGTTCTTCGCGAAAGCCATCGAGGCACCCGCGGAGCTTCTGGTTCCCACCCTGAGCCTCTACGAGGTCTTCAAGCAGGTCCTTCGGCAGCGCGGCGAAGGGGAGGCGCTTCAGGCCGTTGCGGTTATGCTGCAAAGCACAGTCATTGAGCTCACCGCGCCCCTGGCTTTGGCGGCTGCTCGCATTGGCCTTGACCTGGGAATCCCAATGGCGGACAGCATCATGCTGGCAACCGCGCGTGCCTCAGGCGCAACCCTGTGGAGCCAAGACGCTGACTTCGCCAACGTGCCAGGGGTTCGGTACATCGCCAAGCGCGGTGGCGGAAAAGTTGGCTAA
- a CDS encoding AbrB/MazE/SpoVT family DNA-binding domain-containing protein produces METVTISPKFQVVIPKGIRDKLKLRPGQKVQAILYQDRIELVPVRPVREMKGFLRGIDTDVPRERDRV; encoded by the coding sequence ATGGAAACCGTAACAATCTCGCCGAAATTCCAAGTCGTGATCCCAAAGGGCATCCGCGACAAGCTGAAGCTAAGGCCCGGCCAGAAAGTTCAGGCCATCCTCTACCAAGACCGCATCGAGCTAGTTCCTGTGCGGCCGGTTCGCGAGATGAAGGGCTTCCTCAGGGGAATTGACACCGATGTGCCCCGTGAACGGGACCGCGTGTGA
- a CDS encoding acyl-CoA dehydrogenase family protein, with product MLQDVFLNDEERALSREIREFVKHGVSSELLQKMDRDEITYPREYVKALGDRNLLGLRFPKEYGGRGLGWTAEIAAHEEIGVLGTSLGCAFSMPSIVGEAIVRFGTDEQKEKFLKPMLKGDLVSAEALTEPRGGSDFFGATTTAELKDRAFKVRGQKRFVVGAASADFFLVYCNTNPAGKPHERISLILIERDLPGVEAKYLYKLMGTRGGGTGRLLFRDVQVPEANLVGGLNQGAAIFNQMMIPERMTSAGGSLGMARAALEVAVRYSNRRKAFGQKIRAFQGVSFKIADAITKLDAARALTQAAARTVDQGRPTARRMVSEAKKFATDTAWEVTNLAMQIVGGIGYTNVFPLEKMIRDTRLIQIWTGTNEIMSLLIQHEFYKEVLGAENPGRMIELDAEEARAEGEKVYEDEEMWIKGW from the coding sequence ATGCTACAGGACGTCTTCCTGAACGACGAAGAAAGGGCTCTCAGCCGGGAGATCCGCGAGTTCGTGAAGCATGGAGTCTCCTCAGAGTTGCTACAAAAGATGGATCGCGACGAGATCACATATCCCAGAGAGTACGTGAAGGCGCTGGGAGACCGGAATCTCTTAGGTCTGCGCTTCCCAAAGGAGTACGGGGGCCGGGGTCTCGGCTGGACCGCGGAGATCGCGGCGCACGAGGAGATCGGGGTCCTGGGCACCTCGCTCGGCTGCGCCTTCTCCATGCCGTCCATCGTGGGGGAGGCGATCGTACGCTTCGGGACCGATGAGCAGAAAGAGAAGTTCCTGAAGCCCATGCTGAAAGGAGATCTCGTCTCTGCTGAGGCCCTGACCGAACCCAGGGGAGGATCCGACTTCTTCGGCGCCACGACGACGGCCGAGTTGAAGGACCGGGCCTTCAAGGTGAGGGGACAGAAGCGCTTCGTCGTCGGAGCGGCGTCCGCGGACTTCTTCCTCGTGTACTGCAACACGAATCCGGCCGGTAAGCCCCACGAGCGCATCAGCCTGATCCTGATTGAGCGGGACCTCCCGGGCGTGGAGGCCAAGTACCTTTACAAGCTCATGGGAACCCGAGGAGGCGGTACAGGCCGACTGCTGTTCCGGGACGTGCAGGTGCCCGAAGCGAACCTGGTGGGCGGGCTCAACCAGGGGGCTGCCATCTTCAACCAGATGATGATTCCCGAGCGGATGACCTCGGCCGGAGGATCCTTGGGAATGGCCCGTGCCGCCCTGGAGGTCGCCGTCCGGTACAGCAATCGGCGCAAGGCCTTCGGCCAGAAGATTCGGGCCTTTCAAGGAGTGAGCTTCAAGATCGCCGACGCCATCACAAAGCTCGACGCGGCCCGGGCGCTCACGCAGGCCGCGGCCCGAACCGTGGATCAAGGCCGGCCGACTGCCCGGCGCATGGTGAGCGAGGCCAAGAAGTTCGCCACCGACACGGCCTGGGAGGTGACCAATCTCGCCATGCAGATCGTCGGAGGAATCGGATACACCAACGTCTTCCCCCTCGAGAAGATGATACGGGACACCCGGCTCATCCAGATCTGGACCGGGACCAACGAGATTATGAGCCTCCTCATCCAGCACGAGTTCTACAAGGAGGTGCTCGGCGCAGAGAATCCCGGGCGGATGATCGAGCTGGACGCCGAAGAAGCCCGGGCCGAGGGCGAGAAGGTGTACGAGGATGAGGAGATGTGGATCAAGGGTTGGTAG
- a CDS encoding pyrimidine dimer DNA glycosylase/endonuclease V, translated as MRIWSLHPKYLDTRGLVALWREALLAQAVLRKKTKGYTHHPQLARFQAQSLPVGFIADYLRAVLEEAAGRGHNFTAGKISRSRARGRITVTRGQLEFEWRHLMEKLRTRDPKRRAQFAHVKRPLPHPLFRPVPGAVAQWEKG; from the coding sequence ATGCGAATCTGGAGTCTACATCCCAAATACCTCGACACCCGCGGGCTGGTTGCGCTGTGGCGGGAAGCACTTCTTGCTCAAGCTGTTCTGCGGAAGAAGACCAAAGGATACACCCATCACCCTCAACTTGCTCGATTTCAAGCGCAATCCCTTCCCGTCGGCTTCATCGCCGACTATTTGCGAGCCGTCCTGGAGGAAGCGGCCGGTCGTGGCCACAACTTCACGGCCGGCAAGATCAGCCGCTCACGAGCTCGCGGCCGAATCACCGTTACGCGCGGACAGCTTGAGTTCGAATGGCGGCACTTGATGGAGAAACTGCGAACGCGCGATCCGAAGCGGCGGGCCCAATTTGCTCACGTGAAGCGCCCTCTGCCGCACCCGCTCTTTCGGCCGGTGCCTGGTGCCGTTGCACAATGGGAAAAGGGGTAG
- a CDS encoding TspO/MBR family protein: protein MVAFTALAAGIGGVASARAPEFYQALVKPSWAPPAWVFGPVWTLLYLLMALAAWMVVRASGWRAARLPLVLYGLQLLVNALWTWLFFAWRSGSAAVLDITVLWILVAAALWTFWRVRPLAGALLVPYLAWVSFAGALSWAVWRLNPGVL from the coding sequence ATTGTCGCCTTCACCGCCCTGGCTGCAGGGATCGGTGGGGTCGCCTCGGCCCGCGCGCCGGAGTTCTATCAAGCGCTCGTGAAGCCGTCGTGGGCGCCTCCGGCATGGGTTTTCGGACCCGTATGGACTCTTCTGTACCTGCTGATGGCCCTCGCAGCGTGGATGGTCGTTCGCGCCAGTGGTTGGCGCGCCGCCCGCCTGCCCCTTGTCCTCTACGGCCTTCAGCTACTCGTCAATGCTCTGTGGACGTGGCTGTTCTTCGCCTGGCGCTCAGGAAGCGCCGCAGTCCTTGACATCACCGTTCTCTGGATCCTCGTAGCAGCAGCGCTCTGGACCTTCTGGAGGGTGCGCCCGCTCGCCGGGGCGCTGCTCGTCCCCTACCTGGCCTGGGTCAGCTTCGCAGGCGCCCTCTCGTGGGCCGTGTGGCGGCTGAATCCTGGGGTGTTGTGA
- a CDS encoding amidohydrolase family protein — translation MKKMLFVLAFCILLGFAFAYLLRAQTTPTPALVTAIAAMKAIDNHAHPLRALKEGERDTEWGALSYHAVETAGTDPGAEMPLVPFRLRPKSPEFIPVWQALYGLPRGAATKELAHELVQVKRRIMREQANNYPTWILDKIGIETMLANRVVMDRSLPVPRFRWVPYADALMFPLSNEEVRKARSDLVTSYGSLERLLKTHLTDLGLSRLPPSLEGYLTGVVTPTMERQKHGGAVAVKFLTAYVRTLDISNPPAEQAKRVYDQYATGGKPTAGEYKTLQDYLFRYISREAGRLDMAVHIHTGFGIGMYFDVVTSNPILLESVFNDPALRKTGFVIVHGGWPFAKQTAAMLLKPNVYADFSAIAFLVYPRELSQVIRSWLEVAPDKVLFGTDGFELDPDMPFLNWEEFTCMGTRSSRQALALALTEMMRDNEITYEEAVGIARKVLRENAVKLYKLGTP, via the coding sequence ATGAAGAAGATGCTTTTCGTGTTGGCGTTTTGCATCCTCCTGGGTTTCGCCTTTGCGTATCTGCTACGGGCGCAGACAACCCCCACCCCTGCACTTGTGACAGCAATAGCCGCAATGAAGGCCATTGACAATCATGCCCATCCGTTGCGGGCACTCAAAGAAGGTGAGCGCGATACCGAATGGGGCGCGCTGAGCTATCACGCCGTAGAAACCGCCGGCACTGATCCCGGGGCTGAGATGCCGCTTGTTCCCTTTCGGCTGCGGCCGAAAAGCCCGGAATTCATCCCTGTTTGGCAAGCCCTCTATGGACTCCCTCGCGGCGCTGCTACAAAAGAGCTTGCTCATGAGTTGGTCCAGGTCAAACGGCGGATCATGCGTGAGCAGGCCAACAACTATCCCACCTGGATCCTGGACAAGATAGGCATTGAGACCATGCTTGCCAATCGCGTCGTCATGGACCGCAGCCTACCCGTTCCCCGCTTTCGCTGGGTCCCTTACGCCGACGCCTTGATGTTCCCGCTCTCGAATGAAGAAGTGCGAAAAGCGAGATCCGATCTTGTTACCTCATATGGCAGTCTGGAGCGTTTACTGAAGACCCATTTGACAGACCTGGGATTGAGCCGATTACCGCCCAGCCTGGAGGGATATCTGACCGGGGTTGTTACCCCTACGATGGAACGTCAGAAGCACGGAGGCGCGGTGGCGGTCAAGTTCCTGACAGCCTATGTGCGCACGCTGGATATTTCCAATCCGCCAGCGGAACAGGCAAAGCGCGTATATGACCAATATGCCACGGGAGGGAAACCGACGGCAGGCGAATACAAGACGCTGCAGGACTACCTGTTTCGCTATATCTCCCGTGAAGCCGGGCGATTGGACATGGCCGTCCACATCCATACGGGCTTTGGCATCGGTATGTACTTCGATGTAGTCACCTCGAACCCCATCTTGCTGGAATCGGTCTTCAACGATCCGGCGTTGCGCAAAACCGGTTTTGTCATCGTCCATGGGGGCTGGCCGTTTGCCAAGCAAACCGCGGCCATGCTCCTTAAGCCCAATGTCTATGCAGATTTCTCAGCCATCGCATTTCTCGTTTATCCGCGAGAACTCAGCCAGGTGATACGGAGTTGGTTGGAAGTCGCTCCCGACAAGGTCCTCTTCGGAACCGATGGTTTTGAACTCGATCCGGACATGCCCTTCCTCAATTGGGAAGAATTCACTTGCATGGGGACCCGCAGCTCCCGACAGGCATTGGCGCTTGCGCTCACAGAAATGATGCGTGACAACGAGATTACCTATGAGGAGGCCGTGGGTATAGCCAGGAAAGTCCTTCGAGAAAACGCTGTCAAACTGTATAAGCTGGGGACCCCATGA
- a CDS encoding nucleotide pyrophosphohydrolase encodes MEELIRKLREFAAERDWEQFHSPKNLSMALAVEVAEIIEHFQWLTQEESRSVDPEVLERVREEIGDVQIYLARLADQLGISPLEAALEKLEINRRKYPPDKARGRATKSTDLDR; translated from the coding sequence ATGGAGGAGCTCATCAGAAAGCTTAGGGAATTCGCCGCAGAACGGGATTGGGAACAGTTTCACTCGCCAAAGAATCTCTCGATGGCGTTAGCTGTCGAAGTTGCCGAAATCATCGAACATTTCCAGTGGCTGACCCAGGAAGAGAGCCGCAGCGTCGACCCCGAAGTCCTCGAGAGAGTCCGTGAGGAAATCGGAGATGTCCAGATATACCTCGCCAGGCTTGCTGATCAACTCGGGATATCCCCGCTCGAAGCAGCCCTGGAGAAGCTCGAGATCAACCGTCGGAAGTACCCCCCGGACAAGGCCCGGGGAAGAGCGACTAAGTCCACGGACCTCGACCGATGA